One Panicum virgatum strain AP13 chromosome 3N, P.virgatum_v5, whole genome shotgun sequence DNA segment encodes these proteins:
- the LOC120667562 gene encoding uncharacterized protein LOC120667562, translating into MPRSPPKPRHAEAQRGQIRWAPAQIWPHTTPMPPDPPRNAASDEGALGEPGGRIRPEPPVKRGRAPPPPSLRAARASGGPLGQQRGGRWRREWLRRLGRNRFARARPPSRQFHFFAWETHATGPTSRRSIDGHGDGQMQMGNKEAGKGMEAVWGRRRTAPPPEDDDGEVERSRATKAKNDPLSVYEATLLKLRHGSVQAFTAALPDGDGTNGGGDDGAASAQGKQTN; encoded by the exons ATGCCAAGGTCGCCGCCCAAGCCCCGTCACGCCGAGGCCCAGAGAGGGCAGATCCGGTGGGCGCCGGCGCAGATCTGGCCGCacaccacgccgatgccgccaGATCCACCGCGGAATGCAGCCTCCGACGAAGGAGCACTGGGGGAGCCGGGCGGCCGCATCCGCCCCGAGCCGCCGGTGAAAAGGGGGAGggccccgccaccgccttcACTGCGGGCCGCGCGAGCTTCCGGCGGCCCGCTCGGGCAGCAACGCggcgggaggtggcggcgggagtggttgcggcggctagg GCGGAATCGattcgcgcgcgcgcgccctccCTCCCGCCAATTCCACTTCTTCGCGTGGGAAACACACGCCACCGGCCCCACCTCGCGCCGGTCCATAGATGGACATGGAGATGGTCAGATGCAGATGGGGAATAAGGAAGCGGGCAAGGGCATGGAAGCGGTCTGGGGTCGCCGGCGAACTGCCCCTCCGCCGGAGGAtgacgacggcgaggtcgagagGTCCAGAGCCACCAAGGCCAAGAACGACCCCCTCTCCGTCTACG AGGCCACGCTGCTGAAGCTGCGACATGGCTCGGTACAAGCTTTCACAGCCGCCCTGCCGGATGGGGATGGCACAAACGGAGGCGGCGATGATGGAGCTGCTAGTGCTCAGGGCAAGCAAACAAACTGA
- the LOC120664390 gene encoding reticulon-like protein B12, which yields MDDRITTGGGTCDVGEFAWDVVLWRRGRADVSACLLAATAASWLLFYGPGRGYTALSLASDVLLLLLTVLFLWGKAARLLNRPAPPVPAMRVSQRAVDEAAALLRAALDAVCSGFHDIATGGDSLLFCRVFLCLWALSIVGSLTDFPTFCYASIVAALTLPALYQKYQDCVDTYMRFAYMNLRMYEMVYERFSMKCFIRVRDCVTEVLKDP from the exons ATGGATGATCGGATCACCACCGGCGGCGGGACATGCGACGTCGGAGAATTTG CGTGGGACGTGGTGCTCTGGCGCCGGGGCCGCGCCGACGTCAGCGCCTGCCTGctggcggccaccgccgcctcctggcTGCTCTTCTACGGCCCGGGCCGCGGCTACACCGCGCTCTCCCTCGCCTCCGAcgtgctcctgctcctcctcaccGTGCTCTTCCTCTGGGGCAAGGCCGCGCGCCTCCTCAACAGGCCGGCGCCCCCCGTCCCGGCGATGCGCGTCTCGCAGCGGGCCgtggacgaggcggcggccctGCTGCGCGCCGCCCTCGACGCCGTCTGCTCCGGCTTCCATGACATCGCCACGGGCGGGGACTCGCTCCTCTTCTGCCGGGTCTTCCTCTGCCTGTGGGCCCTCTCCATCGTCGGCAGCCTCACCGATTTCCCCACCTTCTGCTACGCGA GCATCGTAGCTGCTCTGACGCTCCCGGCATTGTACCAGAAATACCAAGATTGTGTGGACACATACATGAGGTTTGCCTACATGAACCTGCGCATGTACGAGATGGTGTACGAGAGGTTCTCCATGAAATGCTTCATCAGGGTCAGGGATTGCGTCACGGAGGTCCTCAAGGATCCATGA
- the LOC120664389 gene encoding protein argonaute 4B-like isoform X2, which translates to MGSHDGESDELPPPPPVPPNVVPIKADDVLGEGESPPNKPAKPKKLPMARPGVGRKGQAIQLYSNHFKVSVKNTEEFFFHYDVKLKYEDDQPVDGKAVGRKVIDKLQQTYHSELSNKDFAYDGEKSLFTVGALPQKNNEFTVVLEDTSTGKTAANGSPEGNDSPGGGDRKRVRRSYQPKTFKVELTYAAQIPMSAIGQAIRGEESENSLEALRVLDIILRQHSAKQGCLIVRQSFFHNNPANFVDLGGGVVGCRGFHSSFRGTQSGLSLNIDVSTTMIVKPGPVCDFLLDNQKVDDPSKIDWQKAKRALRNLRIKTIHANIESKIVGLSEQNCKEQTFPLKLRDGSNDTVEVTVYDYYMKKGIKLQYSGDLPCINAGRPKRPTYYPIELCSFLPLQRYTKALSTLQRSSLVEKSRQKPDERMKILNDALQRSNYDSDPMLRACGISVAPKFTQIEGRVLQAPKLKAGNSEDIIPRNGKWNFTNRKLIQTCSVDKWAVVNFSARCDIRRLILDLMRNASAKGIQMDEPFDVFEESLSIRRAPVSRRVDDMFEQIKSKLPGAPRFLLCLLPERKNCEVYGPWKRKCLAEFGIVTQCLAPTRVNDPYLLNLLMKINAKLGGMNSLLQIEASRAIPHVSDVPTIILGMDVSHGHPGQDKPSIAAVVSSRQWPHISKYRASVHTQSARQEMMSSLFKPRGTEDDGLIRESLIDFYTSSGKRKPDHVIIFRDGVSESQFTQVINIELDQIIEACKFLDEKWSPKFTVIVAQKNHNTKFFQTGSPENVPPGTVVDSKVCHPRNFDFYMCAHAGMIGTSRPTHYHVLHDEIGFSADEMQEFVHSLSYVYQRSTTAISVVAPICYAHLAAAQVGTFLKFEEMSDTSSSQGGHTSVGSAPVPELPCLHEKVRSSMFFC; encoded by the exons ATGGGCTCTCATGATGGTGAGAGTGATGAGTTGCCACCCCCCCCTCCGGTGCCACCAAATGTGGTGCCGATTAAAGCTGATGATGTTTTGGGTGAAGGTGAATCACCACCAAACAAACCAGCAAAGCCTAAGAAACTACCAATGGCCAGGCCTGGTGTAGGACGAAAAGGGCAAGCAATCCAGCTCTATTCAAATCACTTTAAAGTCTCGGTGAAGAATACTGAAGAGTTTTTCTTTCACTATGAT GTGAAGTTGAAGTATGAGGATGATCAACCCGTTGATGGGAAAGCGGTAGGCAGAAAGGTGATTGATAAACTGCAGCAGACATATCACTCTGAGCTTTCTAACAAGGACTTTGCATATGATGGAGAAAAGAGCCTGTTTACAGTTGGTGCTCTTCCACAAAAAAACAATGAGTTCACTGTAGTTTTGGAGGACACGTCTACTGGAAA AACTGCTGCCAATGGGAGTCCTGAAGGAAATGACAGTCCTGGAGGTGGTGACAGGAAGAGAGTGAGGAGATCATACCAGCCAAAGACTTTCAAAGTTGAATTAACATATGCAGCACAAATTCCTATGAGCGCTATTGGTCAAGCCATTAGAGGTGAAGAATCAGAGAACTCCCTGGAGGCTCTCCGTGTTCTTGATATCATACTGAGGCAGCATTCTGCAAAACA GGGCTGTCTTATAGTCAGGCAGTCATTTTTCCATAACAACCCTGCAAACTTTGTTGATTTGGGTGGTGGTGTTGTGGGCTGtcgtggatttcattcaagctTTCGTGGCACACAGAGTGGACTTTCCCTGAACATTG ATGTTTCAACAACAATGATTGTGAAGCCAGGTCCTGTTTGTGATTTTCTTCTTGATAACCAGAAAGTTGATGATCCTAGCAAAATTGACTGGCAAAAG GCCAAGCGTGCTCTCAGGAACTTGAGGATTAAAACAATTCATGCGAATATAGAATCCAAGATTGTTGGTCTTAGTGAGCAGAATTGCAAGGAACAGAC GTttccactgaagctgagggatggcaGTAATGATACTGTTGAAGTAACCGTTTATGACTACTATATGAAGAAAGGAATTAAACTGCAGTATTCTGGTGATCTTCCCTGTATAAATGCTGGGAGACCAAAGCGACCAACATATTATCCCATTGAG CTGTGCAGCTTTCTTCCTTTACAAAGATACACAAAAGCTTTGTCTACGCTACAAAGGTCCTCCCTAGTCGAGAAGTCTAGACAGAAGCCTGATGAAAGGATGAAAATCCTTAACGAT GCGCTGCAACGTAGTAACTACGATTCCGACCCCATGCTGAGGGCGTGTGGTATTTCAGTTGCTCCAAAGTTTACCCAAATTGAAGGAAGGGTCCTGCAAGCCCCGAAG CTGAAAGCTGGCAACAGTGAAGATATCATCCCACGAAATGGAAAGTGGAATTTCACCAATAGG AAGCTAATTCAAACATGCTCTGTGGATAAGTGGGCGGTTGTTAATTTCTCAGCACGTTGTGATATTCGGAGACTTATTCTTGACCTGATGAGAAATGCATCTGCAAAGGGAATT caaATGGACGAACCTTTTGATGTGTTTGAAGAGAGCCTCTCTATTAGGCGTGCTCCTGTGTCAAGAAGAGTGGATGATATGTTTGAGCAGATAAAATCAAAACTTCCTGGAGCTCCAAGGTTCCTGTTGTGCCTTCTTCCTGAGCGGAAAAATTGTGAAGTCTATG GTCCTTGGAAGAGAAAGTGCCTTGCTGAATTTGGTATTGTCACACAATGTCTAGCACCAACAAGAGTCAATGATCCATACCTGCTTAATTTGCTGATGAagattaatgcaaag CTTGGCGGGATGAACTCGCTGCTGCAAATTGAAGCATCTCGTGCAATACCTCATGTGTCAGACGTACCCACCATCATCTTGGGTATGGATGTCTCGCATGGTCATCCAGGACAAGATAAACCTTCGATTGCTGCG GTGGTCAGCTCTCGTCAATGGCCTCATATCTCTAAATATAGAGCGTCAGTTCACACCCAATCTGCCAGGCAAGAAATGATGTCCTCCTTGTTTAAGCCGCGGGGAACTGAAGATGATGGCCTCATTCG GGAATCACTGATCGACTTCTACACTAGCTCTGGAAAGCGAAAACCTGACCATGTTATTATTTTCAG GGATGGAGTTAGTGAAAGCCAATTTACCCAGGTCATAAACATCGAACTTGATCAGATCATTGAG GCATGCAAGTTTCTCGATGAGAAGTGGTCACCCAAGTTCACTGTGATTGTAGCTCAGAAGAACCATAATACCAAGTTTTTCCAGACTGGATCTCCAGAGAATGTTCCTCCAG GTACTGTAGTGGACAGCAAAGTCTGCCATCCTAGGAACTTTGACTTCTACATGTGTGCACATGCTGGGATGATT GGAACATCAAGGCCGACACATTATCATGTTCTCCATGATGAGATAGGCTTCTCTGCTGATGAAATGCAGGAGTTTGTTCATTCGCTCTCTTATGT GTATCAAAGGAGCACAACCGCCATCTCAGTTG TTGCCCCAATATGCTATGCCCATCTTGCCGCAGCGCAGGTAGGCACGTTCCTGAAGTTTGAGGAGATGTCAGATACCTCCTCCAGCCAGGGAGGGCACACCTCGGTGGGCAGTGCACCCGTGCCAGAGTTGCCATGTCTGCATGAGAAAGTTAGGAGCTCGATGTTCTTCTGCTGA
- the LOC120664389 gene encoding protein argonaute 4B-like isoform X1 translates to MGSHDGESDELPPPPPVPPNVVPIKADDVLGEGESPPNKPAKPKKLPMARPGVGRKGQAIQLYSNHFKVSVKNTEEFFFHYDVKLKYEDDQPVDGKAVGRKVIDKLQQTYHSELSNKDFAYDGEKSLFTVGALPQKNNEFTVVLEDTSTGNCRTAANGSPEGNDSPGGGDRKRVRRSYQPKTFKVELTYAAQIPMSAIGQAIRGEESENSLEALRVLDIILRQHSAKQGCLIVRQSFFHNNPANFVDLGGGVVGCRGFHSSFRGTQSGLSLNIDVSTTMIVKPGPVCDFLLDNQKVDDPSKIDWQKAKRALRNLRIKTIHANIESKIVGLSEQNCKEQTFPLKLRDGSNDTVEVTVYDYYMKKGIKLQYSGDLPCINAGRPKRPTYYPIELCSFLPLQRYTKALSTLQRSSLVEKSRQKPDERMKILNDALQRSNYDSDPMLRACGISVAPKFTQIEGRVLQAPKLKAGNSEDIIPRNGKWNFTNRKLIQTCSVDKWAVVNFSARCDIRRLILDLMRNASAKGIQMDEPFDVFEESLSIRRAPVSRRVDDMFEQIKSKLPGAPRFLLCLLPERKNCEVYGPWKRKCLAEFGIVTQCLAPTRVNDPYLLNLLMKINAKLGGMNSLLQIEASRAIPHVSDVPTIILGMDVSHGHPGQDKPSIAAVVSSRQWPHISKYRASVHTQSARQEMMSSLFKPRGTEDDGLIRESLIDFYTSSGKRKPDHVIIFRDGVSESQFTQVINIELDQIIEACKFLDEKWSPKFTVIVAQKNHNTKFFQTGSPENVPPGTVVDSKVCHPRNFDFYMCAHAGMIGTSRPTHYHVLHDEIGFSADEMQEFVHSLSYVYQRSTTAISVVAPICYAHLAAAQVGTFLKFEEMSDTSSSQGGHTSVGSAPVPELPCLHEKVRSSMFFC, encoded by the exons ATGGGCTCTCATGATGGTGAGAGTGATGAGTTGCCACCCCCCCCTCCGGTGCCACCAAATGTGGTGCCGATTAAAGCTGATGATGTTTTGGGTGAAGGTGAATCACCACCAAACAAACCAGCAAAGCCTAAGAAACTACCAATGGCCAGGCCTGGTGTAGGACGAAAAGGGCAAGCAATCCAGCTCTATTCAAATCACTTTAAAGTCTCGGTGAAGAATACTGAAGAGTTTTTCTTTCACTATGAT GTGAAGTTGAAGTATGAGGATGATCAACCCGTTGATGGGAAAGCGGTAGGCAGAAAGGTGATTGATAAACTGCAGCAGACATATCACTCTGAGCTTTCTAACAAGGACTTTGCATATGATGGAGAAAAGAGCCTGTTTACAGTTGGTGCTCTTCCACAAAAAAACAATGAGTTCACTGTAGTTTTGGAGGACACGTCTACTGGAAA TTGTAGAACTGCTGCCAATGGGAGTCCTGAAGGAAATGACAGTCCTGGAGGTGGTGACAGGAAGAGAGTGAGGAGATCATACCAGCCAAAGACTTTCAAAGTTGAATTAACATATGCAGCACAAATTCCTATGAGCGCTATTGGTCAAGCCATTAGAGGTGAAGAATCAGAGAACTCCCTGGAGGCTCTCCGTGTTCTTGATATCATACTGAGGCAGCATTCTGCAAAACA GGGCTGTCTTATAGTCAGGCAGTCATTTTTCCATAACAACCCTGCAAACTTTGTTGATTTGGGTGGTGGTGTTGTGGGCTGtcgtggatttcattcaagctTTCGTGGCACACAGAGTGGACTTTCCCTGAACATTG ATGTTTCAACAACAATGATTGTGAAGCCAGGTCCTGTTTGTGATTTTCTTCTTGATAACCAGAAAGTTGATGATCCTAGCAAAATTGACTGGCAAAAG GCCAAGCGTGCTCTCAGGAACTTGAGGATTAAAACAATTCATGCGAATATAGAATCCAAGATTGTTGGTCTTAGTGAGCAGAATTGCAAGGAACAGAC GTttccactgaagctgagggatggcaGTAATGATACTGTTGAAGTAACCGTTTATGACTACTATATGAAGAAAGGAATTAAACTGCAGTATTCTGGTGATCTTCCCTGTATAAATGCTGGGAGACCAAAGCGACCAACATATTATCCCATTGAG CTGTGCAGCTTTCTTCCTTTACAAAGATACACAAAAGCTTTGTCTACGCTACAAAGGTCCTCCCTAGTCGAGAAGTCTAGACAGAAGCCTGATGAAAGGATGAAAATCCTTAACGAT GCGCTGCAACGTAGTAACTACGATTCCGACCCCATGCTGAGGGCGTGTGGTATTTCAGTTGCTCCAAAGTTTACCCAAATTGAAGGAAGGGTCCTGCAAGCCCCGAAG CTGAAAGCTGGCAACAGTGAAGATATCATCCCACGAAATGGAAAGTGGAATTTCACCAATAGG AAGCTAATTCAAACATGCTCTGTGGATAAGTGGGCGGTTGTTAATTTCTCAGCACGTTGTGATATTCGGAGACTTATTCTTGACCTGATGAGAAATGCATCTGCAAAGGGAATT caaATGGACGAACCTTTTGATGTGTTTGAAGAGAGCCTCTCTATTAGGCGTGCTCCTGTGTCAAGAAGAGTGGATGATATGTTTGAGCAGATAAAATCAAAACTTCCTGGAGCTCCAAGGTTCCTGTTGTGCCTTCTTCCTGAGCGGAAAAATTGTGAAGTCTATG GTCCTTGGAAGAGAAAGTGCCTTGCTGAATTTGGTATTGTCACACAATGTCTAGCACCAACAAGAGTCAATGATCCATACCTGCTTAATTTGCTGATGAagattaatgcaaag CTTGGCGGGATGAACTCGCTGCTGCAAATTGAAGCATCTCGTGCAATACCTCATGTGTCAGACGTACCCACCATCATCTTGGGTATGGATGTCTCGCATGGTCATCCAGGACAAGATAAACCTTCGATTGCTGCG GTGGTCAGCTCTCGTCAATGGCCTCATATCTCTAAATATAGAGCGTCAGTTCACACCCAATCTGCCAGGCAAGAAATGATGTCCTCCTTGTTTAAGCCGCGGGGAACTGAAGATGATGGCCTCATTCG GGAATCACTGATCGACTTCTACACTAGCTCTGGAAAGCGAAAACCTGACCATGTTATTATTTTCAG GGATGGAGTTAGTGAAAGCCAATTTACCCAGGTCATAAACATCGAACTTGATCAGATCATTGAG GCATGCAAGTTTCTCGATGAGAAGTGGTCACCCAAGTTCACTGTGATTGTAGCTCAGAAGAACCATAATACCAAGTTTTTCCAGACTGGATCTCCAGAGAATGTTCCTCCAG GTACTGTAGTGGACAGCAAAGTCTGCCATCCTAGGAACTTTGACTTCTACATGTGTGCACATGCTGGGATGATT GGAACATCAAGGCCGACACATTATCATGTTCTCCATGATGAGATAGGCTTCTCTGCTGATGAAATGCAGGAGTTTGTTCATTCGCTCTCTTATGT GTATCAAAGGAGCACAACCGCCATCTCAGTTG TTGCCCCAATATGCTATGCCCATCTTGCCGCAGCGCAGGTAGGCACGTTCCTGAAGTTTGAGGAGATGTCAGATACCTCCTCCAGCCAGGGAGGGCACACCTCGGTGGGCAGTGCACCCGTGCCAGAGTTGCCATGTCTGCATGAGAAAGTTAGGAGCTCGATGTTCTTCTGCTGA